Proteins co-encoded in one Salvia splendens isolate huo1 chromosome 4, SspV2, whole genome shotgun sequence genomic window:
- the LOC121800987 gene encoding agamous-like MADS-box protein AGL80 produces the protein MTRKKVTLAYITNDSERKASYKKRKKGLIKKVSELSTLCGVDACVIIYSPYDTVPEVWPSPLAAQSILARFRKLSDMDQSRKMVNQESYTRQRIKKAMEQLRRLQKENSCRELEAFMFRCITGQASMDDLQITDVPEMSWVISQILREIKGRMEAMAAEHQRNLAAPLPPLPPPPPVVEEAPPRVEEDANGMEGFPWNLVQSPGGEGGMDGTGLGWDPGMVLPYPYIFGQSSSSQSGQNPNPNPNPNLIPFHQ, from the coding sequence ATGACGAGAAAGAAGGTAACCCTCGCCTACATTACCAACGACTCTGAGAGAAAAGCTTCCTACAAGAAGCGAAAGAAGGGTTTGATTAAGAAGGTGAGCGAGCTGAGCACCCTCTGCGGCGTCGACGCATGCGTCATCATCTACAGCCCTTACGACACGGTGCCGGAGGTATGGCCGTCGCCGCTTGCGGCGCAGTCCATCCTGGCCCGCTTCCGCAAGCTCTCCGACATGGACCAGAGCCGGAAGATGGTAAACCAGGAGAGCTACACGCGGCAGCGGATCAAGAAGGCGATGGAGCAGCTCCGCCGCCTCCAGAAGGAGAACAGCTGCCGCGAGCTCGAGGCGTTCATGTTCCGCTGCATCACCGGCCAGGCCTCCATGGACGACCTCCAAATCACTGATGTCCCGGAGATGAGCTGGGTCATCAGCCAGATACTCAGGGAGATCAAGGGCAGGATGGAGGCCATGGCGGCGGAGCACCAGCGCAATCTGGCTGCGCCGCTGCCTCCACTCCCGCCTCCTCCTCCTGTGGTGGAAGAGGCTCCACCGCGGGTGGAGGAGGATGCCAATGGAATGGAGGGCTTCCCATGGAACCTGGTGCAGAGCCCGGGAGGAGAAGGCGGGATGGACGGGACTGGGCTCGGGTGGGATCCCGGGATGGTGCTGCCGTATCCCTACATTTTCGGCCAGTCTAGCTCTTCTCAATCTGGGCAGAATCCGAATCCGAATCCCAATCCCAATCTGATTCCTTTCCACCAGTGA